The following are encoded together in the Candidatus Methylomirabilota bacterium genome:
- a CDS encoding alpha/beta hydrolase, with protein MPTARVDGVHLFYEELGQGLPLVFVHEFAGDSQSWHLQMRFFPRRYRAIAFNARGYPPSDVPEDPAAYSQDRAVDDIRGLLDHLKIPRAHVCGLSMGGYAALHFGLRYPQRALSLVVAGAGYGSVPGEREKFRQDAELTARRFEQEGMAAAAQFYANGPTRVQFKDKDPKGWQEFYERLAAGSARGHALTLRGVQLTRPSIFDLEDRLERLEVPTLIVTGDEDDPCLEPGIFMKRKIATAGLVVIPKSGHTVNLEEPEAFNRAVLDFLTAVDAGRWPRRNPQSQTGSAILPGPLAEPAQSR; from the coding sequence GTGCCCACCGCGCGGGTCGACGGCGTCCACCTGTTCTACGAGGAGCTCGGCCAGGGCCTGCCGCTCGTCTTCGTCCACGAGTTCGCCGGCGACTCCCAGAGCTGGCATCTTCAGATGCGATTCTTCCCCCGGCGCTACCGCGCCATCGCCTTCAACGCCCGCGGCTATCCGCCGTCGGACGTGCCCGAGGATCCGGCGGCCTACTCCCAGGATCGTGCCGTCGACGACATCCGGGGGCTGCTCGACCACCTGAAGATCCCCCGGGCGCACGTGTGCGGGCTCTCGATGGGCGGCTACGCCGCGCTCCACTTCGGGCTCCGGTATCCTCAGCGCGCGCTGTCGCTGGTGGTCGCCGGCGCCGGATACGGCAGCGTGCCGGGCGAGCGCGAGAAGTTCCGGCAGGACGCCGAGCTGACGGCGCGGCGCTTCGAGCAGGAGGGCATGGCCGCCGCCGCCCAGTTCTACGCCAACGGGCCCACGCGCGTGCAGTTCAAGGACAAGGATCCCAAGGGCTGGCAAGAGTTCTACGAGCGGCTCGCCGCTGGCTCGGCCCGGGGTCACGCGCTTACCCTGCGCGGCGTGCAGCTGACGCGGCCGTCGATCTTCGACCTCGAGGACCGGCTGGAGCGGCTCGAGGTCCCCACGCTCATCGTCACCGGCGACGAGGACGATCCGTGCCTGGAGCCCGGCATCTTCATGAAGCGCAAGATCGCCACGGCGGGGCTGGTCGTCATCCCGAAGTCCGGCCACACCGTCAACCTCGAAGAGCCGGAGGCCTTCAACCGCGCGGTCCTCGACTTCCTCACCGCCGTGGACGCCGGGCGGTGGCCGCGCCGCAATCCGCAGTCGCAAACGGGCTCGGCGATTCTGCCCGGCCCGCTGGCCGAGCCCGCCCAGAGCCGGTGA
- a CDS encoding CoA transferase has translation MAAPLPLAHITVIDLTRARAGPTAVRQLADMGANVIKVETRDVVEGDSTAIGFDFLNLHRNKRAMTLDLKHPQGVEILKRLVARADVLVENFRPDVKHRLGIDYEALSAINPRLVYGSISGFGQTGPYRDRPGYDQIAQGMGGLMSVTGLPGQGPVRVGIPVADLAAGLFLAQGILVALLERERSGRGQWVHTSLLQAMVTMLDFQAARWLIDREIAPQAGNDHPTGIPTGVFTTADGHMNIAASGQVMYRRLCEAIGAKHLLDDPRFKTLADRSKNRKAMNEELNKVLGQKTSAEWIDTLNQAGVPSGPIYNIQQVFEDPQVQHLGLAQPVRHPERGEIKVQGLPAALSRTPGAIRQPAATHGEHTGEILRELGYTPAEIADLGRAGVV, from the coding sequence ATGGCGGCGCCGCTCCCGCTGGCCCACATCACGGTGATCGATCTCACCCGCGCCCGCGCCGGCCCCACCGCCGTGCGCCAGCTCGCCGACATGGGCGCCAACGTGATCAAGGTCGAGACGCGCGACGTGGTCGAGGGCGATTCGACGGCGATCGGGTTCGACTTCCTGAACCTGCACCGCAACAAGCGGGCGATGACGCTCGACCTCAAGCACCCCCAGGGGGTCGAGATCCTCAAGCGGCTGGTCGCCCGCGCCGACGTGCTGGTGGAGAACTTCCGGCCCGACGTCAAGCATCGTCTGGGCATCGACTACGAGGCGCTCTCGGCGATCAACCCGCGCCTCGTCTACGGCTCCATCTCGGGCTTCGGGCAGACGGGGCCGTACCGCGACCGCCCGGGCTACGATCAGATCGCCCAGGGCATGGGCGGTCTGATGTCCGTCACCGGGCTGCCCGGTCAGGGACCGGTGCGCGTGGGCATCCCGGTCGCCGACCTCGCCGCCGGCCTCTTCCTCGCCCAGGGCATCCTGGTCGCGCTGCTGGAGCGGGAGCGTTCCGGGCGGGGCCAGTGGGTCCATACTTCGCTGCTCCAGGCGATGGTGACGATGCTCGACTTCCAGGCCGCCCGCTGGCTGATCGACCGTGAGATCGCGCCCCAGGCGGGCAACGACCATCCCACCGGCATCCCCACCGGCGTCTTCACGACCGCCGACGGTCACATGAACATCGCGGCCTCCGGCCAGGTGATGTACCGGCGCCTCTGCGAGGCCATCGGCGCCAAGCACCTGCTCGACGATCCGCGCTTCAAGACGCTGGCCGACCGCTCGAAGAACCGCAAGGCCATGAACGAAGAGCTGAACAAGGTGCTCGGGCAGAAGACGAGCGCCGAGTGGATCGACACGCTCAACCAGGCCGGCGTGCCCTCGGGCCCCATCTACAACATCCAGCAGGTCTTCGAGGACCCGCAGGTGCAGCATCTCGGGCTGGCCCAGCCGGTGCGCCATCCCGAGCGTGGCGAGATCAAGGTGCAGGGCCTGCCGGCCGCGCTCTCGCGCACTCCCGGCGCCATCCGCCAGCCCGCGGCCACGCACGGCGAACACACCGGCGAGATCCTGCGCGAGCTCGGCTACACGCCCGCCGAGATCGCGGATCTCGGCCGGGCCGGCGTGGTCTAG
- a CDS encoding ABC transporter ATP-binding protein codes for MPERPPPGRPTVQVVDVWKEFVKRGRRVEALQSIDLAIEPNEFAAILGPSGCGKSTLLNMVAGFDRPTRGQVLVHGEPVEGPDPRRGVVFQEPALFPWYTVLDNITFGPKTRGLRSGQYQPQVDALLEQVGLRGFESHYPAELSGGMKQRVGIARVLIMEPQVLLMDEPFGSLDAQTRSLMQELLLSVWERHHQTVLFITHDIEEALLLADSVSVMTARPGRIKKRLPVELPRPRALEITTSPLFNALKREVLALIREESLRAARDGGA; via the coding sequence ATGCCTGAGCGACCGCCGCCCGGGCGTCCCACCGTCCAGGTCGTCGACGTCTGGAAGGAGTTCGTCAAGCGGGGGCGCCGGGTGGAGGCCCTGCAGTCGATCGACCTCGCCATCGAGCCGAACGAGTTCGCGGCCATCCTCGGCCCGTCGGGCTGCGGAAAGTCCACACTGCTGAACATGGTGGCCGGCTTCGACCGTCCGACCCGCGGCCAGGTGCTGGTCCACGGCGAGCCCGTGGAGGGGCCGGACCCGCGTCGCGGCGTCGTGTTCCAGGAGCCGGCGCTCTTCCCCTGGTACACCGTCCTCGACAACATCACCTTCGGCCCCAAGACGCGCGGTCTCCGCTCCGGCCAGTACCAGCCCCAGGTCGACGCGCTGCTCGAGCAGGTGGGGCTGCGGGGCTTCGAGTCGCACTACCCCGCGGAGCTGTCGGGCGGGATGAAGCAGCGGGTGGGCATCGCCCGCGTGCTCATCATGGAGCCCCAGGTGCTCCTCATGGACGAGCCCTTCGGCAGCCTCGACGCCCAGACGCGCTCGCTCATGCAGGAGCTGCTGCTGTCCGTCTGGGAGCGCCACCACCAGACCGTGCTGTTCATCACCCACGACATCGAGGAGGCGCTGCTCCTAGCCGACAGCGTCTCGGTGATGACGGCCCGCCCCGGGCGGATCAAGAAGCGCCTGCCCGTCGAGCTGCCCCGCCCGCGCGCGCTGGAGATCACCACCTCGCCCCTCTTCAACGCGCTCAAGCGCGAGGTGCTGGCGCTGATCCGGGAGGAGAGTCTGCGGGCCGCGCGGGACGGCGGCGCCTAG
- a CDS encoding ABC transporter substrate-binding protein, with translation MKRSTVLALVAALALIASIALVASIALAQSDAIRTPLPAPVKAKLGMLNVPALSPLWLLPEYAAKYNLQIETVMFQRFADARTALASGDLDITAFGPQDITLAVAQGARSLVGVAGVGSGNDCLVVRKGEDVRDWKEVAARRIGVGAGSISWLKFAASVQEHGIDYGKLRVTNIVGGGANYLKALQGKEIDLAVVWQPFCAQGILDGYAQYPAIDHNRSQTVGGLIAVLAVNRGFLEKHRDAVQRLVVAYLDVLQFAQANPQRWSKIYAEKAGLPEPVAAESIRITRLDATLPMASITRISRFLSDNGVITRDVSGEIAQHYTYEFLSKATGKSPAELGQNL, from the coding sequence ATGAAGCGATCGACCGTGCTAGCCCTCGTCGCCGCCCTCGCCTTGATCGCCTCGATCGCTCTCGTCGCCTCCATCGCGCTGGCTCAGAGCGATGCGATCCGGACGCCCCTGCCGGCGCCGGTGAAGGCCAAGCTGGGCATGCTGAACGTCCCCGCGCTCTCGCCGCTCTGGCTGCTGCCGGAGTACGCGGCCAAGTACAACCTCCAGATCGAGACGGTGATGTTCCAGCGCTTCGCCGACGCGCGGACCGCGCTGGCCTCGGGCGACCTCGACATCACCGCCTTCGGCCCCCAGGACATCACGCTGGCCGTGGCCCAGGGCGCCCGGTCGCTGGTCGGCGTGGCCGGCGTCGGTTCCGGCAACGACTGCCTGGTCGTCCGCAAGGGCGAGGACGTCCGGGACTGGAAGGAAGTCGCCGCCAGGCGCATCGGCGTCGGCGCCGGGTCGATCTCCTGGCTGAAGTTCGCCGCCTCCGTCCAGGAGCACGGGATCGACTACGGCAAGCTCAGGGTCACCAACATCGTCGGCGGGGGGGCCAACTACCTCAAGGCGCTCCAGGGTAAAGAGATCGACCTGGCGGTCGTGTGGCAGCCGTTCTGCGCCCAGGGCATCCTCGACGGCTACGCCCAGTATCCGGCGATCGACCACAACCGCTCCCAGACCGTGGGCGGCCTCATCGCCGTGCTGGCCGTGAACCGAGGATTTCTGGAGAAGCATCGTGACGCCGTCCAGCGCCTGGTCGTCGCCTACCTGGACGTGCTCCAGTTCGCGCAGGCCAACCCCCAGCGGTGGTCGAAGATCTATGCCGAGAAGGCGGGGCTGCCGGAGCCCGTCGCCGCCGAGTCCATCCGGATCACCAGGCTCGACGCCACGCTGCCCATGGCCTCGATCACCCGGATCTCGAGGTTCCTCTCCGACAACGGCGTCATCACGCGGGACGTGTCGGGCGAGATCGCCCAGCACTACACCTACGAGTTCCTGTCGAAGGCGACGGGCAAGTCGCCCGCGGAGCTGGGCCAGAATCTCTGA
- a CDS encoding ABC transporter permease, protein MSRRGPWFVLLPLALLALWHVAVTSQWVLPGIIPAPAQVVESWYKWIFGPPGRSLSPYSGTWLANVLYSSRRVLQGFLIAAGVGIPLGLFIGWNRLVANVVDPSIQLLRPVPITAWLPFSIAVFGIYDAGALFLIGLGAFYPIVVNTTHGVRDTNLLLLRAARMLGAGPATILGKVVFPSALPSIFTGLRLGVGVAWTAVIVAEMIAVKSGLGYVLWDAYYVGRMDICVATMFSVGLLGFLSDRLILVASRLVLRWRTLEAHA, encoded by the coding sequence GTGAGCCGCCGCGGTCCCTGGTTCGTACTGCTGCCGCTGGCGCTGCTGGCCCTCTGGCACGTCGCGGTCACCTCGCAGTGGGTGCTGCCGGGCATCATCCCCGCCCCCGCCCAGGTCGTCGAGTCCTGGTACAAGTGGATCTTCGGCCCGCCGGGCCGGAGCTTGTCGCCCTACTCGGGCACGTGGCTGGCCAACGTTCTCTACTCCTCGCGGCGGGTGCTCCAGGGCTTCCTCATCGCCGCGGGCGTAGGCATCCCGCTCGGGCTCTTCATCGGCTGGAACCGCCTGGTGGCCAACGTCGTGGACCCGTCCATCCAGCTGCTCCGTCCAGTCCCCATCACGGCCTGGCTGCCCTTCTCGATCGCGGTCTTCGGCATCTACGACGCGGGGGCGCTCTTTCTCATCGGGCTGGGGGCTTTCTACCCGATCGTGGTGAACACCACCCACGGCGTCCGCGACACGAATCTCTTGTTGCTCCGCGCCGCCCGGATGCTGGGGGCCGGGCCGGCGACGATCCTGGGCAAGGTGGTCTTCCCGTCGGCGCTGCCGTCGATCTTCACGGGGCTGCGCCTGGGCGTGGGCGTGGCCTGGACGGCTGTCATCGTCGCCGAGATGATCGCGGTGAAGTCGGGGCTGGGCTACGTGCTCTGGGACGCCTACTACGTCGGCCGCATGGACATCTGCGTGGCGACGATGTTCTCCGTCGGCCTGCTCGGCTTCCTGTCCGACCGGCTCATCCTCGTCGCCTCGCGGCTCGTTCTACGCTGGCGGACGCTGGAGGCGCATGCCTGA
- the greA gene encoding transcription elongation factor GreA, which translates to MSGQRTPMTRGGYDKLSAELDRLKRAERPAISKAIAEARAHGDLSENAEYHAAREKQSFIEGRIVELETKIGNAEVIDPPSEGERVTFGSTVVLEDEAGKEYRYWIVGSDEAAPAKGKISILSPLARTLIGKKIGDTVTAQLPGGQKTFDIINANFPWSD; encoded by the coding sequence ATGTCAGGGCAACGCACACCTATGACCCGCGGGGGCTACGACAAGCTCAGCGCCGAGCTGGATCGGCTGAAGCGGGCCGAGCGTCCGGCGATCTCCAAAGCGATCGCCGAGGCCCGCGCGCACGGCGACCTCAGCGAGAACGCCGAGTACCACGCGGCGCGGGAGAAGCAGAGCTTCATCGAGGGACGCATCGTCGAGCTCGAGACCAAGATCGGCAACGCCGAGGTCATCGATCCACCGAGCGAGGGCGAGCGGGTCACCTTCGGCTCCACGGTGGTGCTGGAGGACGAGGCGGGCAAGGAGTACCGCTACTGGATCGTCGGCTCCGACGAGGCGGCGCCGGCCAAGGGCAAGATCTCGATCCTCTCGCCGCTGGCCCGCACGCTGATCGGCAAGAAGATCGGCGACACGGTCACCGCGCAGCTGCCGGGCGGCCAGAAGACCTTCGACATCATCAACGCCAACTTCCCCTGGTCGGACTGA
- a CDS encoding efflux RND transporter periplasmic adaptor subunit, with protein sequence MISRRAVLLLALLLTAACNRSQADAPAGARSREGGAASPALRAIPITVGRAEARAVQRAVETAGSLVAGDELQAKSEQPGTIVRLRVDLGDRVATGDVLADYDRREFELAVAQGRAAVAAAAAQLRRQRDALATLEAEVDRAQSQHEWAKSELERSQQLYERQLIAARDVDNTRNSFNVAASQLAAAKVTLAQYPDQVKAAEAELQRQEAMLGIAEKRHQDTTVRASMAGVIAKRHISAGEYVKENTPIFTLVVMHPLKYVGTVPERHAPALTVGQTVRLTVEAYPGREFTGTVLRLAPAVDVQTRTLVLEARVPNESGALRPGFFAKGSVRTQSAASAVFVPADAITYVAGLSKVFVVSGGTVEERLVRTGDRQGNWVEVAEGVKAGEPVATSNLPALFNGAPITIASRQ encoded by the coding sequence GTGATTTCCCGGCGAGCCGTCCTGCTCCTCGCGCTCTTGCTGACCGCCGCCTGCAACCGCTCGCAGGCCGACGCGCCGGCCGGCGCCAGATCGCGCGAGGGCGGGGCGGCGTCACCCGCCCTGCGCGCGATCCCGATCACGGTGGGACGGGCGGAGGCGCGGGCGGTCCAGCGCGCGGTGGAGACGGCGGGCAGCCTGGTCGCGGGGGACGAGCTGCAGGCCAAATCCGAGCAGCCCGGCACCATCGTCCGCCTGCGCGTCGACTTGGGCGACCGGGTGGCGACGGGCGACGTCCTGGCCGATTACGACCGGCGCGAGTTCGAGCTGGCGGTGGCGCAGGGACGCGCCGCGGTGGCGGCGGCAGCGGCCCAGCTCCGCCGCCAGCGCGACGCCCTGGCCACGCTGGAGGCCGAGGTCGACCGCGCCCAGTCGCAGCACGAGTGGGCGAAGTCGGAGCTGGAACGTTCCCAGCAGCTCTACGAGCGGCAGCTCATCGCCGCCCGCGACGTCGACAACACCCGCAACAGCTTCAACGTCGCCGCCTCCCAGCTCGCCGCCGCCAAGGTCACCCTGGCCCAGTACCCCGATCAGGTCAAGGCCGCCGAGGCCGAGCTCCAGCGCCAGGAGGCCATGCTCGGCATCGCCGAAAAGCGCCACCAGGACACCACCGTGCGGGCGTCCATGGCCGGCGTCATCGCCAAGCGGCACATCTCGGCCGGCGAGTACGTCAAGGAGAACACGCCGATCTTCACCCTCGTGGTCATGCACCCGCTGAAGTACGTGGGCACGGTCCCCGAGCGGCACGCGCCCGCCCTGACGGTGGGCCAGACGGTCCGGCTGACGGTGGAGGCCTATCCGGGCCGGGAGTTCACGGGCACGGTGCTGCGCCTGGCCCCGGCCGTGGACGTCCAGACCCGCACGCTGGTGCTGGAGGCGCGCGTGCCCAACGAGTCGGGCGCCCTCCGTCCCGGCTTCTTCGCCAAGGGCAGCGTGCGGACCCAGTCGGCCGCCAGCGCCGTCTTCGTCCCCGCCGACGCGATCACCTACGTGGCCGGCCTCAGCAAGGTCTTCGTGGTCAGCGGGGGCACCGTGGAGGAGCGCCTGGTGCGGACCGGTGACCGGCAGGGCAACTGGGTGGAGGTCGCCGAGGGCGTGAAGGCGGGCGAACCGGTGGCGACCTCCAACCTCCCGGCGCTCTTCAACGGCGCGCCGATCACGATCGCCTCGCGTCAATGA
- a CDS encoding DGQHR domain-containing protein: MITVPARRIKQFGVEFYQAGLSAKDIDRLVKFEVLGYSGGPKDETPKSRAKVRARVNWDALEKRISESEAAYQRPVIRRKIDELVAYYRECKDAGTLPPIPGAVIITSEKRFTFTPITGHHDIGLLQIPEEHGVLRVLDGQHRLLALHALNQAGEQMGIEVPAVLFDTLDARQIVELFVTINAKHTRLNPSHIISLSGRKLYPDPNQALAHDVIRSLNEDETSPLHGEVKMLGTGRGRVSQAPLAEEIVDLLETVEKIGGGAKIQELRHGAKRFFLNYVKAISSTFPTAWAGRKYSIKTGAALRAFIRVAPDVMARARELKRDPFELHAIREAIKPWAERLRDRRFETEGEWKLKLAGGTRGTVELLVRELRDGLR, encoded by the coding sequence ATGATCACCGTGCCGGCGCGCCGCATCAAACAGTTCGGCGTGGAGTTCTACCAGGCGGGGCTCTCGGCCAAGGACATCGACCGCCTGGTCAAGTTCGAGGTGCTCGGCTACTCGGGGGGGCCCAAGGACGAGACGCCCAAGAGCCGGGCCAAGGTGCGCGCGCGGGTCAACTGGGACGCCCTGGAAAAGCGCATCAGCGAGAGCGAGGCGGCGTACCAGCGGCCGGTCATCCGCCGCAAGATCGACGAGCTGGTCGCGTACTACCGGGAGTGCAAGGATGCCGGGACGCTGCCGCCGATTCCCGGCGCCGTGATCATCACCTCCGAGAAGCGGTTCACGTTCACCCCGATCACGGGCCACCACGACATCGGGCTCCTGCAGATCCCCGAGGAGCACGGCGTCCTGCGCGTGCTGGACGGACAGCATCGCCTCCTGGCGCTCCACGCGCTCAACCAAGCCGGCGAGCAGATGGGCATCGAGGTGCCCGCCGTCCTCTTCGACACGCTCGACGCGCGGCAGATCGTCGAGCTGTTCGTGACGATCAACGCGAAGCACACGCGCCTGAACCCCTCCCACATCATCAGCCTGTCGGGACGCAAGCTCTACCCCGACCCCAACCAGGCGCTGGCCCACGACGTGATCCGCTCCTTGAACGAGGACGAGACCTCCCCGCTCCACGGCGAGGTCAAGATGCTCGGGACCGGCCGGGGCCGGGTGAGCCAGGCGCCCCTGGCCGAGGAGATCGTCGACCTCCTGGAGACGGTGGAGAAGATCGGCGGAGGCGCGAAGATCCAGGAGCTGCGGCACGGGGCCAAGCGCTTCTTCCTGAACTACGTGAAGGCGATCTCCTCGACCTTCCCCACGGCCTGGGCAGGGCGCAAGTACTCGATCAAGACGGGCGCCGCCCTGCGCGCCTTCATCCGGGTGGCGCCCGACGTGATGGCTCGGGCCCGGGAGCTCAAGCGCGATCCCTTCGAGCTGCACGCCATCCGCGAGGCGATCAAGCCCTGGGCCGAGCGGCTGCGCGATCGCCGCTTCGAGACCGAGGGCGAGTGGAAGCTCAAGCTGGCGGGCGGTACCCGAGGGACGGTCGAGCTCCTCGTGCGCGAGCTGCGCGACGGGCTGCGCTAG